The Archangium primigenium genomic interval CACCGTCACCTACCTCTTCGCGGGCGAGGGCGTGCACAAGGACACCGTGGGCAGCGTGCAGCGCATCCTCCCCGGCGACGTCAATTGGATGACCGCGGGCCGGGGCATCGCCCACTCCGAGCACATCACCCACGCCACGGGCGCGCCGGGGGGCCGGCTGTACGGCATCCAGATCTGGGTGGCCCTGCCCAAGGCCCACGAGGAGGTGGCGCCCGCCTTCGTGCACCACGCGGCGGCCACGCTGCCCGAGTTCGGGGAGGGCGGGGCGCGCATCCGCCTGGTGGCGGGCTCGCTCTTCGGCGAGCGCTCGCCGGTGAAGACGCACTCGGAGCTCTTCTACGCGGACGTGGCGCTGGAGCCCGGCGCGGTGCTGGGCCTGCCCACCGAGCACGAGGAGCGCGCCGTCTATGTGGTGGAGGGCGCGCTGGAGCTGAGCACGGGGACGCTCCCGCCCGGCCACATGGCGGTGTTCCAGCGCGGCGCCGAGGTGTGCCTGCGCGCGAGCGAGGGCGCCCGGGTGCTCTTGCTCGGGGGCGCGCCGCTGGACGGTCCCCGCCACATCTGGTGGAACTTCGTCTCCAGCTCCCAGGAGCGCATCGAGCAGGCCAAGGAGGACTGGCTCGCCCAGCGCTTCGGCCGCATCGAGGGGGCGACGGACTTCATCCCCCTGCCGGGCTCGCCGCCGCCCCCCGTCAGCTATCCGTAGCGCCTTCGCCGGGTGGCGGGCGTCCCGGATTTGTCAGCGCGGTGGACGAGAATTGTCACTGTTTGTCCGCGCCGGGGCGGGGCGGAGAGGAATAACAGGCGGTTGCCCGCCCGCCGGACGTGGCATGACGCGTGCTTCGTGGACGAGATGACATGGCGTGGGCGTCTGGACCGCGTGGCCGAGGGCCGCGGGGGGAGATGTCTCGCCAGGTCACTCCCCCTTCCCACGAGCTCCGAATGATCCGAGGACTGAAGTCCTGGTGTGTCTGTGTTTTGTCGTTGTCGGCGGGCCTGTCCGTGGCCGCTCCTTCACCCCTGCCCGAGGCGGAGGCCCTCGCGGCGGAGGCGGGCGCGCTGAAGGGCCGCGCGCCGGGTCGCGCGACCCTGGCGGTGGGGGCGGACCATTCGCTGGCGGTCGCCCTGGACGGCACGGTGTGGGCCTGGGGTGACAACTCCATTCGTCAATTGGGGGTGTCGGACTCCTGGTCCGTGCGGACGCGGGCCGCGCCGACCCGGGTGCCGGGTTTGACGAACATCGTCTCCGTGGCGGCGGGTCAGTATCACAGTCTGGCCTTGGGCGCGGACGGCCGGGTCTGGTCCTGGGGCGACAACATGTTCGGACAGTCGGGTCAGGGGAGGATCGACACCTGCGTGTTTGGCTGCCTCCCCGCGCTCGTTCCAGACCTGTCGGGGGTGGTCGCCATCGCGGCCAACGGGGAGTATTCCCTGGCCTTGAAGGCCGATGGCAGTGTGTGGGGCTGGGGGGTCTCGTCTCACGCACAGCTCGGTGTCTATGAATGGGCGCTCTTCGAGCCCACCGCCATTCCGGGGGTCTCCGAGGTGACGTCCCTGGCGGCCGGCATGCGGCATGTGCTGGCCACCCGCCGGGATGGCGCGGTCTGGGCGTGGGGCGCCAATCACCTGGGTCAGCTGGGGCGTGGGGTCGTGCACGGCCCGGGCTATCCCGGGCCCGTCCCGGGTTTCACGGGAGGGTCGTCCGTCGCGGCGGGTGAGTCCCACAGTCTGGCCTCGCGGTGGGACGGCTCGGTCTGGGCCTGGGGCCAGGGGTCGGTGGGAGAGTTGGGGTTGGGTGACCCGGCGACCGCGCCTCGGACCTCTGCCGTGCGCGTGCCCGGGCTCTCGCTCGTGCGGGACGTCGTGGCGCGGCAGCGCTCCAGCTTCGCGCTGCGGTGGGATGGAACGGTCTGGGGCTGGGGGCTCAACACCGGGCATCAGCTCGGGCACCTGCCGGCGGAGAACCAGGTCACGCCCGTGCGGCTCCAGGGGCTCCAGGGCATCGTGGAACTCGCGAGTGGGTCCGCGCATGGGCTGGCCCGTGACTGGACCCAGTCCGTGTGGGGCTGGGGCGATGACACCCAGGGCCGGGTGGGACTGGGCTCCGCGTGGCGGCTCGAGCCCGTCGTGCTGCCCGGGCTCCAGGACGTGGTCAAGACGGCGCCCTCGCTGGCGCTGCGCGCGGACGGCTCGGTCTGGTCCTGGGCGGAGGGCGCGCCGCCCGCGCGCGTCGCGGGGCTCACCCACGTCGTGGATGTGGCGCGGTGGAATGGGGAGGGCCTGGCCGTGCGCGCGGATGGCTCGCTGTGGCGCTGGAGCGCGACCCAGGCGCCCCAGCCCGTGCCGGGTCTGTCCGACATCGTGGCGCTGTCCGTCACCTCCCATGTGCTCGCCTTGGGCCGGGACGGACGGGTGTGGGCCTGGGGGTTCAACCAGTCGGGCCAGCTGGGCGACGGCACGACCACCTCGCGCACCACGCCCCTGCCCGTCTCTGGCTTGACGGACATCGTGGCCGTCTCGGCGGGAAGCAACTTCTCGCACGCCGTCCAGCGCGACGGGCAGGTGTGGGCCTGGGGGTTCAATGTCGCGGGCCAACTGGGGGACGGGACGACCACGACGCGCCTCACGCCCGTGCGGATGGCCCACCTCTCGGATGTCGTGGAGGTGCGCGCGGGCCTCGCCCATGCGCTGGCGCTGCGCGCGGATGGGTCCGTCTGGGGCTGGGGTTCGAACTGGGACGCGGCGCTCGACGCCACCGCCCCCCAGGAGAGTGTCCTCGTCCCCCGGCGGGTCTCCGGACTGACGCGCGTCGTGGGGCTGGCCACGGCCGAGACCCACTCCCTGGCGCTGCGGGCCGATGGTTCCGTCTGGTCCTGGGGCGTGAACTACCAGGGGCAGCTGGGCCGGGGTCCGGTGAGCCAGACGTTCTCGCCGAGCGCGCCCGCGCCCATTCCGGGTCTGCGCGACGTGGTCTCCCTGTCGACCTCTGCCTCCACCGCCCACGCGGTGCGGGCGGATGGCTCGCTCTGGGGCTGGGGCGACAACCAGTCGCTCCAGATTGGGGATGGCGTCTCCAGCATCATCCCCCGGGCCCGGCGCGTGTGGACCGTCTACCCGGGGCATTGAGGCCGTGACGGCTCATGCCGCTGGGGGCCGGCGGTGCTTCGCGTAGAGGGCGTCGCGCCACTGGAGCAGGGCCGGGTAGCGCGCCGCGAGCCGGGGCTGGGTCCAGGCGGCGCGTCCTCCAATCCCCACGGGCATGAAGGACGTGTCCACGGGGCTCACGCCCTGCAGCACCAGGGCCATGGCGATGTCCGCGTACGAGAACGCGCCGAGCAGGTAGGGCCGCTCGGGGGACACCGCCGTGGCCAGCGCGTCCAGCGTCTGGGTGAGGAGCAGCTCGTGCCGTCCGGCGTCGTCGCGCATCCGGTACTTGAGGGTGAGGGCTTCCAGGCTCCGGCGGACCACGGGCCGCACGAGGGGCCGCAGGGGCGCGGGGACCTCGGGCGGCACGAGCGCGTCGAGGGCACCCGGGGTGTCCAGGGCGCCGAGCATGAACAGGGCGCGTCCGGCCGCGAGCGCCGCCTCGCTCCGGGCGTTCCAGGCGGTGAGGGCGTCGAGCTGCCCCTCGGGAAACAGCCGGGGCCCGTGTCCGAGCCCCTCCGCGTACCGAGCGATCTCGAACGAGTCCCGGTACCACCGGTCCGCTTCCAGGACGGGCACCGTCACCGGGCCGGTGGGCTGGCGCAGGCGCCGGCGCAGCCGCCACTCCCCGAGCAGGGGCCCGTGCTCGTGGAAGGTGTACGCGAGCCGGTGGTGGTCGAGCGCCCAGCGGGCCTTCTCGGTCCAGGGCGAGAACGGGATGCCGAACAGCTTCATGGGGAGGTCTCCTGGGCGCCCGCGGGACGCCGCCGTGCTACGAGGAGCCGTGTCTACCCCATCATGTCCATGCATTGGCTGACGCGCGTCCTTCCAGGGACGCCCCCGGGCCGGGCGGCGGCCTCGTTCACCCTGACCTCGGGCGGGGGGGTCCTCCTGGGCGGCCTCGTGGCCGCCGCGCACGGCGTCCCCCTGTCCCTGGGGGTGCGCAACGCCGGGGCGTGGCTCGTGGGGGCCCTGCTGGCGGCGCTCCTGGCGAGGCACGCGTCGGGGCGGGGGGCCTGGCTCCTGCTGCCCCTCGCCGTGTTCGGGGTGGGGGCCACGTTCCTCGACAGTGGCCTGTCGGGTGTGCACCGCTGGGTGGGCCTCGGCCCGGTGCGGCTGCACGCCGCCGCGCTCCTGCTGCCCGGGGCGCTCGTCGCCTGGACGGACCTGGCGGCCCGACGTCACCCGCTCGGGCTCGCGGTCCTCGGGCTCGCGGGCCTCCTGGCGCTCCAGCCCGATGCCGCGCAGGCCGTGGCGCTGGCGGGCGCCGTCGGGGCGGCCCTGCTCGTGCTCCGGAGGCGCGGGGCCCTGGGGGGCGGGGTGGCCATCGGCTCCGGGGTGGCGGCGCTGGTGTCGCTCGGGCGTGCGGACCCGCTCGCGCCGGTGCCCGAGGTCGAGGGCATCGTCGGCCTCGCCTGGGAGACCTCGCCTGGGCTGGCGGTGCTGGCGGTGCTCCTGCTGGCGGGCGCGGCGCTGTCGCCCCTGGCCGCCCGGGCGAGCCCCGTGGAGGGTGTCCGGGCGGCGGCGTGGGGCCTCGCCGTCTATTTCGCGCTCTGTGTGCTGGCGCCAGGGCTCGGGGCCTTTCCCGTGCCGTGGCTGGGCATGGGCGTCAGTCCCATCCTCGGCGCCTGGTGCGGCCTGGGGTTGCTGGTGGGGCGCGGGGCCCGCGCCCTCAGCGCTTCAGGCCCCGCTTGATGTCGGCGCAGAGCTGCCGGGCGGCGCCGGGGCCGTCCGCCTGGGCGGCGCGGACGATGGCGCTGCCCACGACCACGCCATCCGCGTGGGCACCCACCACGCGCGCCTGCTCGGCCGAGGAGATGCCGAAGCCGGCCACCACCGGCACGGGGGAGACGCCGCGCACCAGCTCCAGGCGCTCGGACAGGTTGGCCGGCAGCTGCGAGCGCATACCCGTCACGCCCGCCACCGACACGCAGTAGACGAAGCCGCGCGCGTCCTTGGCGATGCTCGCGGCGCGCTGGGGCGACGTGGTGGGCGCGCACAAGGGGATGAGCGCCACGCCCTCCTGGTCGAAGGCGGCCCGCAGGGACAGGCTCTCCTCGGGCGGCAGGTCCGGCAGGATGGTGCCCGAGACGCCGCGCTCCCGGGCGAGCTTCGCGTAGCGCGCCTCGCCCAGGGCCATCACCACGTTGACGTACGTCATCACCACCAGGGGCGTGTGCGGGCAGCGCTCGCGCACCGCGGGCACCACCTCGTCGAGCACCCGCCGCAGCGTGGCGCCCGCCTTGAGCGCCCGCTCCGAGGCGGCCTGGATGACGGGCCCGTCGGCGATGGGGTCGCTGAACGCGACGCCGATCTCCAGGAGGTCCGCGCCGCCCTCCACGCACGCGGCGAACACGTCCACCGAGCGCGCGAGGTCCGGGTCTCCCGCCATGGCGTAGGCCACCAGCGCGCCTTCTCCCCGCGCCCGGGCCCGGCCGAACGCGTCCGCGATCTCCCCGCTCATGCGCCCTCCAGACGGATGGCGGCGGGCATGCCGCGCGCCGCGATGGTGGCCACGTCCTTGTCCCCGCGGCCCGAGCAGTTGATGACCAGGTGCTTGCCCTTGCCCAGCTCCCGCGCCAGGTCCGCGGCGCGCGCGAAGGCGTGCGAGGACTCCAGGGCGGGGAGGATGCCCTCGGTGCGGCTCACCTGGTAGAAGGACGCGAGCGCCTCGTCGTCCGTGGCGGTGCGCACCTCCATGCGGCCCGTCTTGGCCAGGTGCGCGAGCTCCGGCCCCACGCCCGGGTAGTCCAGGCCCGCGGAGATGGAGTGCGCCTCGGTGATCTGCCCGTGCTCGTCCTGCAGCACGAGCGAGCGCGAGCCGTGCAGCACGCCCTCGGTGCCCAGCGTGAGCGACGCGCCGTGCTGGCCCGAGTCGAGTCCGTGGCCCCCGGCCTCCACGCCCACCAGCCGCACGCCCGCGTCCCCGACGAAGGGGTGCAGCACGCCGATGGCGTTGGAGCCTCCGCCGATGCACGCGATGATGGCGTCTGGCAGCCGGCCGAAGTGGACGAGCGACTGGGTGCGCACCTCCTTGCCGATGATGGCCTGGAAGTCCCGCACGATGGTGGGGTAGGGGTGGGGCCCGGCGGCGCTGCCGATGACGTAGTAGGTGTCCTCCACCTGGGACACCCAGACGCGCATGGCCTCGTTCATCGCGTCCTTGAGGGTGCGCGAGCCGGACTCCACCGCGTGCACCGTGGCGCCCAGGGCCTTCATGCGAAAGACGTTGAGCGACTGGCGCTCCACGTCCAGCGCGCCCATGTACACCTCGCAGGGGATGCCGAACAGGGCGCACGCGGTGGCGGTGGCCACGCCGTGCTGGCCCGCGCCCGTCTCCGCGATGATGCGCCGCTTGCCCATGCGCCGCGCGAGCAGCACCTGGCCGATGGTGTTGTTGATCTTGTGCGCGCCCGTGTGCGCCAGGTCCTCGCGCTTGAGCCACACCTCGGCCCCGCCCCACAGCGCGGTGAGGCGGCGCGCGGGCGTCAGCGGCGTCTCGCGCCCGACGTACTCGCGCAGCACCTGCGCCACCTGCTCGTCGAAGGCCGGATCCTTCCGGGCCTCGGCGTAGGCGACTTCCAGCTCCTGCAACGCCGGCACCAGCGTCTCCGGCACATAACGGCCGCCATAACGGCCGAAGCGGCCCGGGGCGGTTTGCGTGTCCATGGGGTCTCTCACTCCGAAAATGAAGTCTTCGCGGCGCGGAGGAAGGCCCGCACCGCGTCCGCGTCCTTGATGCCGGGGCGTGACTCCACCCCGCTCGCCACATCCACTCCGTAGGGCCGGGTGGCCCGCACGGCCTCGAGCACGTTGCCCGGGTGCAGTCCGCCGGCCACCAGCACCGGCGTGCCCACGTCCGCCAGCCGCGCCACGAGCGACCAGTCGAAGCCCACCCCGCCGCCGCCATAGCCCGGCGCCGCGCCGTCCAAGAGCAGCGTCGTCACGTCGCCCGCGCCCACGTACGTGCGCGCCCGCTCCACGTCCTCGGCGGTGCGCACCCGCAGCGCCTTGATGACGGGCACGTCATAGCCCTGGCAGGCCTCGGGGGGCTCGTCGCCGTGCAGTTGCACCGCCGTCAGGCCGCAGTCGCGCACCCGCGCCCGGATGACGTCCGGCGACTCGTTGACGAAGACGCCCACCAGCGCGCCGAGCCCCGGCCGCGTGCGCGCCAGCGCCGCGCCCTGCTCGGGCGTCACGCAGCGGGGCGAGCGCGCGTAGAAGTTGAGCCCGAGCGCGTCCGCGCCCGCCGCCCACGCCAGCCGCGCGTCCTCCACCCGCGTGACGCCGCAGATCTTCACGCGCACGCTCACGGCGCGTCTCCCGGGGCGAGCAGCCGCGCCAGCGCCCGGCCGGGGTCCGCGTCGCGCAGCAGGGACTCGCCCACGAGCACCGCGTGCGCGCCCGCCGCCCGCGCCGCCCGGAAGTCCTCGGGCGTCTTGAGGCCGCTCTCGGCCACGAAGGCCCGGGCCCGTCCGCGCAGGAGCGGAATCACCCGCAGGGCGGTGGTGGTGTCCGTGCGCAGCGTGGCGAGGTCGCGGTTGTTGAGCCCCACCAGCTCCGCGCCCGCCTGGAGCGCCCGCTCGGCATGGGCCTGGGTGTGGGCCTCCACGAGCGCCGCCACCCGGCTCGCCCGGGCCGCCGCCACCATCTCCCGCAGCTCGCCGTCCTCCAGCGCGTCCGCGATGAGCAGGATGGCGTCCGCGCCCAGGGCCGCGCTCTCCTCCACCTCCTGGGGCGACACGAGGAAGTCCTTGCGCAGCACCGGCAGGCCCGTGGCCTCGCGCACCTGGAGCAGGTCCTCCAGGCAGCCGCCGAAGTCCACGTCGTCGGTGAGCACGCTCAGGGCGCTGGCGCCCGCGGCCTCGTAGCCCCGCGCCACCGCGACCAGGTCCGTGTGGGGGAAGTCGCCGCCGGAGGGGCTGCGGCGCTTCACCTCGGCGATGACGTTGATGGGCTGGCCCGGCCGGGGCTGGGTCAGCGCGGCGGTGAAGTCGCGCGGGGCGGGGCGGGGATGGGCGGCCACGCGGGGGCCGCGCGCGGCGAGCTCCCGGCGCTTGCGCGCGAAGATGGCCGCGAGCTTGTCCTCGGGGGGCGCGCTCACGGCGTGCCCCCCTGCACGAGCGCCGACAGCTTGGCCGCCGCCGCGCCCGAGTCGATCGACTCCATGGCCCGCATCGCACCCTCCTTGAGATCCGCCGCCTTGCCCACCACCACCAGGGCCGCCGCGGTGTTGAGCACCACGGCCGTGCGCACCCCGGACCGCTCGCCTTCCAGGAGCGACTTGAAGCGCCGGGCGTTGTCCTCCACGTCGCCGCCGACGATGGACTCGGGCTTCACCCGTTCGAGGCCCGCGTCCTCGGGTGTGAGCGTGAAGGTGTGCACCGAGCCGTCCTCGCGCAGCTCCGCCACGTCGGAGGAGGTGCAGGGAGACAGCTCGTCGAGCCCGTCCCAGCCGTGCACCACCCAGGCGCGCCGGCTGCCCAGGCGCCGCAGCACCCGCGCCGTCTGCTCCAGGCGCTCGCCGGCGAAGGTGCCGAGCAGCTGATAGCGGGCGCCCGCCGGGTTGGTCATGGGGCCCAACAGGTTGAACACGGTGTACAGGCCGAGCTCGCGGCGCGCGGGCGCCACGTGGCGCAGGGCGCTGTGGTGCGAGGGCGCGAAGAGAAAGCCCACGCCGTGCGCGTCGATGTCGTACGTCACGTGCTCGTGCGAGCGGTCCATGGACACGCCCAGCGCGGCGAGCACGTCCGAGCTGCCACAGCGCGAGGACACCGCCCGGTTGCCGTGCTTGGCCACCGTCACCCCCGCGCCCGCGGCCACGAGCGCCACGGCGGTGGAGATGTTGAAGGTGTGCGCGCCGTCGCCGCCCGTGCCGCACGTGTCGAGCACCACGTCCGCCTTGGGCTGGATGCGCACGGCGCACGCCCGCATGGCCTCGGCGGCCCCGAGGATCTCGTCCTCCGTCTCGCCCTTCATGCGCAGGGCCACCGCGAAGCCACCCACCTGGGCATGCGTGGCCTCGCCCGCGAGCATCTGGCCCATGACGGACGCCATCTCCTCGCGCGTCAGGTCCTTGCGGCCCACGACCCGACTCAACGCTTCCTTGAGGGTCATGACACCGCTTCCCACCGGGCCACGTCACCGCGGGTGACTCTCGACATGGTTCTCGACTCTCCGCCGTCCGCCGCCCCCGTGGGGGAGCGGGCCGGTGTTGGGAACTGCTTGAACGAGGAGCGCACAGGACACCTCGTGGGCACAAGCGGTCCGGTCGCTTCTATATTCCCCCCGAGTCTGACGGGCCCGTTCCTGGGAATCAAGACAGGACGGACAGACGGGTATTTCTGGGAGGGAGCGCGGCGTGGCGAAACCGGTGGTCATCGTGGTGGGCGCGGGGCTGGCGGGGCTCACGTGTGCGCGGATGCTACAGCGGGCCAAGGTGACGGTCCGGGTGCTGGAGGCGAGCGACGGGGTCGGCGGTCGGGTGCGCACGGACGTCGTGGAGGGCTTCCGGCTGGACCGGGGCTTCCAGGTGCTGCTCACCGCCTACCCGGAGCCCCCGCGGTGGCTGGACTACGGGGCGCTCGACCTCCAGCGCTTCTTTCCCGGGGCGCGCGTGCGGCGCGGAGGCCGCTTCCATCAACTGGCGGATCCGCTGCGCCGGCCCCTGCACGCCGCCCGGAGCGTCTTCACGCCCGTGGGCTCGCTCGCCGACAAGCTGCACGTGCTGGACGTGTGGAAACAGGCGCACGCGGGAGAGGTGGAGGACGTGTTCCTGCGCCCGCAGAAGACGTCGCGCGCGTACCTGCGGGACGTGGGCTTCTCCGACGCCATGGTGGAGGCCTTCTTCCAGCCCTTCTTCGGGGGCATCTTCCTGGAGAAGGAGCTGCGCACCTCCAGTCGGATGCTGGAGTTCGTCTTCCGGATGTTCTCCTCGGGGGCCACGGCGGTGCCCGCGCGCGGCATGGGGGAGTTGACCGCGCAGCTCGCCGGGAAGCTGCCCCAGGGCGGCCTGCACCTGAACACCCCGGTGGAGGAGGTGTTCGGCCACCGGGTGCGGCTGGTGTCGGGGGCGCGCGAGGAGGCGGACGCGGTGGTGGTGGCCACGGACGGGCGCGCGGCGGAGGACTTGCTGCCGGGACTGCCCCCCCGGCCGACGACGGGGGTGACGGGCCTGTACTTCGCCGCGCCCGAGCCGCCCGTGCGCGGCCCCCACCTGGTGCTCAACGGCGAGGGCCACGGGCCGGTGAACAACCTGGCGGTGATGAGCGAGGTGTCACCCGAGTACGCGCCCGCGGGCCAGGCCCTGGTGTCGGTGTCGGTGCTGGAGACGGGGCAGGAGGCGGGGGCGCTGGAGGCGCGCGTGCGGGAGCAGCTCACCGAGTGGTTCGGCGCGGGCGTGGCGGGGTGGCGGCTCTTGCGCACGTACGCGCTTCCCCGGGCCCTGCCCCTGCAGACGCCCGAGGCGTTCGAGGAGCCGCACCGGCGGGTGCGCCTGTCCCCGGGCCTGTACGCGTGCGGGGACTATCGGGAGAACGGCTCCATCGACGGGGCCATGGTCTCGGGCCGGCGGGCCGCCGAGGCCCTGCTGAGCGACCTGGAGCTGCCCCTGCCATGACGGACACGCGGGAGGACCGGCGGCTGGGGTGGCTCGTGGCCTCGGGGCTGGCGGTGCTCGGGTGGACGGCGCTCGTGCGCTGGAATCCGCCGCACTTCTACGCCTGGGCCTCGCTCACGTGTGGCGTGCTGGCGGGGCTGTCGCTCCTGGCGCTCGGCCAGCGCACGGGCCGGGCGCTGCTCACGCCGCGGGGCGAGGACGTGCTCTGGGGCGTGACGTTCGCGGGCGTGCTGTACGTGGGCTCGCGCGTCGTGCTGTGGGCGCTGTGCGGAGGCCTCACGCGGGTGGCGTGCGAGCCCTTGCGGGACATCTACGCGGGCTTTGGCCGGAGCGGCTGGGGGGCGGCGGTGGCGTTGGTGTTCGTGCTCACGCCCGCCGAGGAGCTGTTCTGGCGGGGCGTGGTGCAGGGGGCGCTCAGGCCGAGGCTCGGGAGCCGGGGCGCGGTGGTTGTGGCCGCGGTGCTGTCGAGCCTCGTGCTGCTGTTCTTCCAGGAGCCGCTGTTGGCGCTCGCGGCCCTGCCCACGTCGCTCGCGTGGGGCCTGCTCGCCGAGTGGCGCAAGAGCCTGGTGGCCTCCTGGGTGAGCCACGCGTTGTGGGACGTGTTGATCATCGTCCTGCTGCCGGTGGGCTGAGCTACCCCGAGGGCAGGGGCGCGGGTCCGAGGTGGGAGGGATCCCACACGAACTGCTCGGAGGGGGTGAAGCGCATGTTGGTGAAGCCGTGCTGCTCGGCGAAGTCCTTGAATCGCTCGGTGACGAGGAGAGTGCCCGGCATGCCTCGGGGCCGGAAGATGTCCTCACCGCTCCAGGTGCCCGGCTCCAGGACGATGCCGTGCACGGCCTGGATGTTGGTCGAGCGGCACTCCTGGCACGTGATGGGACGCGCGATGCGCGCCCGATTGAGCACCAGGTCCACCGCCGCTCGGCCATAGGCGGTCGAGACGACCACGTAGTGGGGCACGGTGTCGGGACGGCGAGCGCCCTTCTTCATCGGGCGTACCCGGACGACCTCGACCGGATGAAAGCCTTCCAGTCCCGTGAGGTGCTCCGCGCGCCACGCCTCCGCGAAGCGCTCGGAGACGAGGGGGTGATAGGGCGACTTCTTGATGAAGTCCCCGAGTTCCTCCCCGTGCAATTCGAGTTTGACCCGGTAGGGCGGCATCCACCTCAGCAACCCAACGAACACACCGCAGCATGGGCAGCGGGGCGCATCCGCGCGGTTGATGGGCTCAATGGTGTCGACGTCGACATCATAACGAGACCCAAGCGGGCTTTCCTCGAAGACGAAGAACCGTGGGTTCTTGGCGGATTCAGAACCCATGAGGGAACCTCGCCTGCATCGCGGGGCGACTGTAGATCTCTCGCAGTTTGTTCATGAAGTCCTGGGGAGTTGCTCCAGGTGTTTCATCGAGCCACCGGATGACTTCCCTGTCCACGGCGCGGTGCCACTGCTGGTAGCCGCAGTGTGATTGCTCGTCCTTGGCTCGGGTTACGAAGCGGGGGTCTCGAGGTTTGTAGAGTCCCTTGAGCGTGGCGTGGTCCTCCAACGCCTTGGCAATGGGCCGGGAGATGAGGTGATGCTCCTGTCCCTTGCAAGGGGGCTCGGGGGAACCCAGGGCCTCGGACAAGGACTCCGCCACGGCCTGGAGTCGCTGCTTCTTCTTGTCGTCGCCTTCGCCTTCCATCAACGCGGCCTGCTCCAAGGCCGCCTCGACCTGGTCCAGCACCTGGGCGGCCTTGCGCGTGTCCTCACCCACGAGCGTGACGCAGGCGCTCACCATGCCCGCCTTGCAACCGCACACCAGCGTGGTCTCGCCGGGCGTGCAGGCGATTTGTGTCAGGAGGGTCAGAAGAAGACTGGCGAGCATGTGACGGGTCCGGAAGGCGGTTTCACGACGAGGGGAGGGGCGCGGGTCCGAGATTGGAGGGATCCCACACGAACTGCTCGGAGGGGGTGAAGCGCATGTTGGTGAAGCCGTGCCGCTCGGCGAAGACCTTGAAGCGCTCGGTCACGAGGAGTTCGCCCTGCATGCCACGAGGCCGGAAGATGTCCTCTCCGCTCCAGGTGCCCGGCTCCAGGACGATGCCGTGGACGGCGTCGATGCCCGTGGAGCGGCACTCCGGACAGGTGGG includes:
- the trpD gene encoding anthranilate phosphoribosyltransferase → MTLKEALSRVVGRKDLTREEMASVMGQMLAGEATHAQVGGFAVALRMKGETEDEILGAAEAMRACAVRIQPKADVVLDTCGTGGDGAHTFNISTAVALVAAGAGVTVAKHGNRAVSSRCGSSDVLAALGVSMDRSHEHVTYDIDAHGVGFLFAPSHHSALRHVAPARRELGLYTVFNLLGPMTNPAGARYQLLGTFAGERLEQTARVLRRLGSRRAWVVHGWDGLDELSPCTSSDVAELREDGSVHTFTLTPEDAGLERVKPESIVGGDVEDNARRFKSLLEGERSGVRTAVVLNTAAALVVVGKAADLKEGAMRAMESIDSGAAAAKLSALVQGGTP
- a CDS encoding FAD-dependent oxidoreductase: MAKPVVIVVGAGLAGLTCARMLQRAKVTVRVLEASDGVGGRVRTDVVEGFRLDRGFQVLLTAYPEPPRWLDYGALDLQRFFPGARVRRGGRFHQLADPLRRPLHAARSVFTPVGSLADKLHVLDVWKQAHAGEVEDVFLRPQKTSRAYLRDVGFSDAMVEAFFQPFFGGIFLEKELRTSSRMLEFVFRMFSSGATAVPARGMGELTAQLAGKLPQGGLHLNTPVEEVFGHRVRLVSGAREEADAVVVATDGRAAEDLLPGLPPRPTTGVTGLYFAAPEPPVRGPHLVLNGEGHGPVNNLAVMSEVSPEYAPAGQALVSVSVLETGQEAGALEARVREQLTEWFGAGVAGWRLLRTYALPRALPLQTPEAFEEPHRRVRLSPGLYACGDYRENGSIDGAMVSGRRAAEALLSDLELPLP
- a CDS encoding CPBP family intramembrane glutamic endopeptidase — encoded protein: MTDTREDRRLGWLVASGLAVLGWTALVRWNPPHFYAWASLTCGVLAGLSLLALGQRTGRALLTPRGEDVLWGVTFAGVLYVGSRVVLWALCGGLTRVACEPLRDIYAGFGRSGWGAAVALVFVLTPAEELFWRGVVQGALRPRLGSRGAVVVAAVLSSLVLLFFQEPLLALAALPTSLAWGLLAEWRKSLVASWVSHALWDVLIIVLLPVG
- a CDS encoding Wall-associated protein precursor — translated: MLASLLLTLLTQIACTPGETTLVCGCKAGMVSACVTLVGEDTRKAAQVLDQVEAALEQAALMEGEGDDKKKQRLQAVAESLSEALGSPEPPCKGQEHHLISRPIAKALEDHATLKGLYKPRDPRFVTRAKDEQSHCGYQQWHRAVDREVIRWLDETPGATPQDFMNKLREIYSRPAMQARFPHGF